The following are encoded in a window of Coregonus clupeaformis isolate EN_2021a chromosome 34, ASM2061545v1, whole genome shotgun sequence genomic DNA:
- the cnn3a gene encoding calponin-3a codes for MTSFNKGPAYGLSAEVKSKIAGKYDMQKEEELRFWIEEVTGMAIGDNFQKGLKDGVILGELINKLQPGSIKKINHSQLNWHKLENLGNFIKAILAYGMKPNDIFEANDLFENGNMTQVQSTLLSLASIAKTKGMHTSCDIGVKYADKQTRHFDDDKIKAGQCVIGLQMGTNKCASQAGMTAYGTRRHLYDPRSQTDKPYDQTTISLQMGTNKGASQAGMSCPGTRRDIFDNKQVHPVDNSTISLQMGTNKVASQKGMSAYGLGRQVYDPKYCGSPTEPVIHTNGSQGTGTNCSEISDSDYQAEEFLQEGEGEEYPVAYQEEDNYSDVAHYNNVDQGIDY; via the exons ATCGCAGGCAAATATGACATGCAAAAAGAGGAGGAGCTTCGGTTCTGGATCGAGGAGGTGACGGGGATGGCCATTGGAGATAACTTCCAGAAGGGCCTAAAGGATGGAGTCATCCTGGGAGA ATTGATAAACAAACTGCAACCTGGCTCGATAAAGAAAATTAACCACTCACAACTGAACTGGCACAAG CTGGAGAACCTTGGCAACTTTATCAAAGCCATCCTGGCCTACGGCATGAAGCCCAATGACATCTTCGAGGCCAATGACCTGTTTGAGAACGGCAACATGACCCAAGTCCAGAGCACATTGCTCTCCCTGGCTAGCATC GCAAAGACCAAAGGCATGCACACATCGTGTGACATTGGTGTGAAATACGCAGACAAACAGACACGCCATTTTGATGACGATAAGATCAAGGCTGGACAATGTGTCATCGGACTGCAG ATGGGGACCAACAAGTGTGCGAGCCAGGCTGGTATGACAGCATACGGGACCAGGAGACATCTTTACGACCCAAGGTCCCAGACAGACAAGCCTTATGACCAGACCACCATCAGTCTGCAGATGGGCACCAACAAAGGAGCCAGCCAG gcCGGTATGTCCTGCCCGGGAACGCGTCGTGACATCTTCGACAATAAGCAGGTGCATCCAGTGGACAACTCTACTATCTCCCTGCAGATGGGCACCAACAAGGTGGCGTCCCAGAAGGGCATGAGCGCGTACGGCCTGGGACGCCAGGTGTACGACCCCAAGTACTGCGGCTCGCCCACCGAGCCCGTCATACATACCAACGGGAGCCAAGGCACGGGCACCAACTGCTCTGAGATCAGCGACAGTGACTATCAGGCCGAGGAATTCCtccaggagggagagggggaggagtacCCAGTGGCTTATCAGGAAGAGGACAACTACAGCGACGTGGCCCACTACAACAACGTTGACCAGGGCATTGACTATTAG